A region of Anopheles merus strain MAF chromosome 2R, AmerM5.1, whole genome shotgun sequence DNA encodes the following proteins:
- the LOC121603647 gene encoding FMRFamide receptor-like, whose amino-acid sequence MNASSLDYEVRHLLLGNGSSSSSSSGGVGSGIGGTGPGSPGEESALVGNLTARMVGATNESVLTVVSCYDDYLPNELLVEFEFWISGVVMNIVALIGILGNIFSMVILSRPQMRSSINYLLIGLARCDTVLILTSVLIFGLCAIYPHTGYLYYYHYQIFPKISLVVYPLAMIAQTASVYLTLTVTLERYVAVCHPLRARALCTYGRARLYVVGILVFSILYNLPRFWEVTLISSTHPDTGLTIYCVKASDMRTNETYIKVYIHWLYMIFVYFLPFSLISFFNLMIYRQVRRANKERQRLSRSEKREIGLATMLICVVIVFLLCNLPAMMINIVEAFYSVIIEYMVKVSNLLVTINSSVNFFIYVIFGEKFKRIFLLLFCKPRGRQSPDDGLIHDDSSFSNGDASNRNSGRFQRVGTTRSTSTKLSNCSMRTIRTTVRSTRAPSPGPIVYYPARETLPRLAQPPTITRSSSMFPDWGARENGTNGGIMMASSGF is encoded by the coding sequence ATGAACGCGTCGAGCCTGGACTATGAGGTGCGGCACCTACTGCTTGGCAatgggagcagcagcagcagcagcagcggcggcgtcGGCAGCGGCATTGGCGGCACCGGCCCCGGCAGCCCGGGCGAGGAGTCCGCGCTGGTCGGCAACCTGACCGCGCGGATGGTCGGCGCCACGAACGAGAGCGTGCTGACGGTCGTGTCCTGCTACGACGACTACCTGCCCAACGAGCTGCTGGTGGAGTTCGAGTTCTGGATCAGCGGTGTGGTGATGAACATCGTCGCGCTGATCGGCATCCTCGGGAACATCTTCTCGATGGTCATCCTGTCCCGGCCGCAGATGCGCTCCAGCATCAACTACCTGCTGATCGGGCTGGCCCGCTGTGATACGGTGCTGATCCTTACCTCCGTGCTGATCTTCGGCCTGTGCGCGATCTACCCGCACACCGGCTACCTGTACTACTATCACTATCAGATCTTTCCGAAGATTTCGCTCGTCGTCTACCCGCTGGCGATGATCGCCCAGACGGCGAGCGTCTACCTGACGCTCACGGTCACGCTCGAGCGGTACGTGGCCGTCTGCCATCCGCTGCGGGCGCGCGCCCTCTGCACGTACGGCCGGGCCCGGCTGTACGTGGTGGGCATACTGGTCTTCTCGATCCTGTACAATCTGCCCCGGTTCTGGGAGGTGACGCTGATCTCCTCCACCCACCCGGACACCGGGCTGACGATCTACTGCGTCAAAGCGTCGGACATGCGCACGAACGAGACGTACATCAAGGTGTACATCCACTGGCTGTACATGATCTTCGTCTACTTCCTGCCGTTCAGCCTGATCTCGTTCTTCAACCTGATGATCTACCGGCAGGTGCGCCGGGCGAACAAGGAGCGCCAGCGGCTGTCCCGGTCGGAGAAGCGCGAGATCGGTCTCGCGACCATGCTGATCTGCGTGGTGATCGTCTTTCTGCTCTGCAACCTGCCCGCCATGATGATCAACATCGTCGAGGCGTTCTACAGCGTGATCATCGAGTACATGGTGAAGGTGTCGAACCTGCTCGTCACGATCAACTCGAGCGTCAACTTCTTCATCTACGTCATCTTTGGCGAGAAGTTCAAGCGCATCTTTCTGCTGCTTTTTTGCAAACCCCGCGGCCGCCAGTCACCGGACGACGGTCTTATACACGACGACAGCTCCTTCTCGAACGGAGACGCCAGCAACCGCAACTCGGGCCGGTTTCAGCGCGTCGGCACCACGCGCAGCACCTCGACCAAGCTGAGCAACTGTAGCATGCGCACGATCCGCACGACGGTCCGCAGCACCCGGGCCCCGTCGCCCGGCCCGATCGTCTACTACCCGGCGCGGGAAACGCTGCCCCGGCTCGCCCAGCCGCCGACGATCACGCGCAGCAGCTCGATGTTTCCGGACTGGGGCGCGCGGGAGAACGGCACGAACGGGGGCATCATGATGGCATCGTCCGGGTTCTAG